A region of Acidithiobacillus ferridurans DNA encodes the following proteins:
- a CDS encoding IscS subfamily cysteine desulfurase encodes MNQPKIIELNIEQPLRIDPNRPIYLDYQATTPVDPIVLEQMLPFLTHDFGNAASRSHPYGWTAEKAVEKARQQVADAVHADPREIVWTSGATEATNLALKGAAHFYSGKGRHLVTLRTEHKATLDTCRQLEREGFEVTYLEVQEDGLVDLQAFEAALRPDTIMASVLYVNNEIGVIQPMEEIGRILRAHKILFHVDAVQALGKIPVDVEAVQADMMSLSGHKIYGPKGIGALYVRRKPRVRVEAQVHGGGHERGMRSGTLPTHQIVGMGAAAELAVQSMESDGKRIRQLRDRLLKGIQERVEETYINGNMEHRVPHNLNISFAFVEGESLIMALKEIAVSSGSACTSASLEPSYVLRALGKSDELAHSSIRFGIGRYTTEEEIDATIGLIAAKVDKLRELSPLWEMHQEGIDIHSIQWAAH; translated from the coding sequence ATGAACCAACCCAAAATCATTGAACTGAATATCGAGCAGCCTTTGCGGATCGATCCCAATCGTCCCATTTACCTGGACTATCAGGCGACGACCCCCGTCGATCCGATCGTTCTGGAACAGATGCTGCCCTTTCTGACCCATGACTTTGGTAATGCGGCCAGCCGTTCCCATCCCTACGGCTGGACGGCGGAGAAGGCGGTGGAGAAGGCGCGTCAGCAGGTTGCCGATGCCGTCCACGCCGACCCCCGTGAAATCGTCTGGACGTCGGGCGCGACGGAAGCGACCAATCTGGCTCTCAAGGGCGCGGCGCATTTCTACTCCGGCAAAGGCAGGCATCTCGTCACCCTGCGTACCGAGCACAAGGCGACTCTGGACACTTGTCGCCAACTGGAGCGCGAAGGCTTTGAAGTTACCTATCTGGAAGTACAGGAAGACGGTCTGGTCGACCTCCAGGCCTTTGAAGCGGCCCTCCGTCCAGATACCATCATGGCTTCCGTGCTGTATGTGAACAACGAAATCGGCGTCATCCAGCCCATGGAAGAAATCGGCAGGATACTGCGCGCCCACAAAATATTGTTCCATGTGGATGCGGTGCAGGCTCTGGGCAAGATCCCGGTGGATGTGGAGGCCGTCCAGGCGGACATGATGAGCCTATCCGGGCATAAGATTTACGGACCCAAGGGCATTGGTGCCCTCTATGTGCGGCGTAAGCCCCGGGTGCGGGTGGAGGCACAGGTGCATGGTGGAGGCCACGAGCGCGGCATGCGTTCCGGGACTTTGCCTACGCACCAGATCGTCGGTATGGGCGCGGCAGCCGAACTGGCCGTGCAGTCGATGGAGAGCGATGGCAAGCGTATCCGCCAGTTGCGTGACCGTCTGCTCAAGGGCATTCAGGAACGGGTGGAAGAAACCTATATCAATGGCAACATGGAACACCGGGTGCCGCACAACCTCAATATCAGCTTTGCCTTTGTGGAAGGCGAGTCGCTGATCATGGCGCTGAAGGAAATCGCCGTATCCAGCGGATCGGCCTGTACCTCGGCCAGCCTGGAGCCTTCTTATGTGCTCCGCGCCTTGGGCAAGTCCGATGAACTGGCGCACAGTTCCATCCGCTTTGGCATTGGTCGCTACACGACGGAAGAGGAAATTGACGCTACTATCGGACTGATTGCTGCGAAGGTGGACAAGTTACGGGAGTTGTCTCCCCTCTGGGAGATGCATCAGGAAGGCATTGATATCCACAGCATTCAGTGGGCCGCGCACTAA